In one Nocardioides sp. NBC_00368 genomic region, the following are encoded:
- a CDS encoding exodeoxyribonuclease VII small subunit, translated as MTDSDDTDKNLSYEQAREELVEVVRKLEAGGITLEESLALWERGEKLATLCQEWLDGARKKIDAAIADD; from the coding sequence ATGACTGACTCCGACGACACCGACAAGAACCTGTCCTACGAGCAGGCCCGCGAGGAGCTCGTCGAGGTCGTCCGCAAGCTCGAGGCCGGCGGCATCACCCTCGAGGAGTCCCTGGCCCTGTGGGAGCGCGGCGAGAAGCTGGCCACGCTCTGCCAGGAGTGGCTCGACGGCGCCCGGAAGAAGATCGACGCCGCGATCGCCGACGACTGA
- the xseA gene encoding exodeoxyribonuclease VII large subunit gives MALETSPESPAPVRQIANAIGGWIDKLGAVWVEGQVAQLSRRPGMQTVFLTLRDSVADISVPVTCTRFLLDSLNPPLVEGASVIIHAKPSYYANRGTLSLQARDIRPVGLGELLARLEQRRQLLAAEGLFAAELKRPLPFLPTKVGLVTAANSAAERDVLENARRRWPQVRFEVAYAAMQGSRSAADVVEKLQRLDRDPEVDVIVVARGGGSVEDLLPFSDEHLIRAVHAARTPIVSAIGHEPDSPLLDLAADVRASTPTDAAKLVVPDVGEEQRIVATGRDRLRGGIAALINREQTLLDALRSRPVLADPRSLFDARRDEVTSLRDRARRTVGHALDRAADDIGHHRARARALSPLETLRRGYAVAQDADGHVLTSVTDTTEGAAVSIRLADGRLTTTITSIEKDPADD, from the coding sequence TCTCGAGACCTCGCCCGAGTCGCCCGCTCCGGTGCGGCAGATCGCGAACGCGATCGGTGGCTGGATCGACAAGCTCGGTGCGGTGTGGGTGGAGGGGCAGGTGGCGCAGCTGAGCCGGCGGCCGGGGATGCAGACGGTGTTCCTGACCCTGCGCGACTCGGTGGCCGACATCTCGGTGCCGGTGACGTGCACCCGGTTCCTGCTCGACAGCCTCAACCCGCCGCTGGTCGAGGGCGCGTCGGTGATCATCCACGCCAAGCCGTCCTACTACGCCAACCGCGGCACGCTGTCGCTGCAGGCCCGCGACATCCGTCCGGTCGGGCTCGGCGAGCTGCTCGCCCGGCTCGAGCAGCGTCGGCAGCTCCTGGCCGCCGAGGGGCTCTTCGCGGCCGAGCTCAAGCGACCGCTCCCCTTCCTGCCGACCAAGGTCGGGCTGGTCACCGCGGCCAACTCCGCGGCCGAGCGGGACGTGCTCGAGAACGCGCGGCGACGGTGGCCGCAGGTGCGGTTCGAGGTGGCGTACGCCGCGATGCAGGGTTCGCGCAGCGCCGCCGACGTCGTCGAGAAGCTGCAGCGGCTCGACCGCGACCCCGAGGTCGACGTCATCGTCGTCGCCCGCGGTGGCGGCTCCGTCGAGGACCTGCTGCCGTTCTCCGACGAGCACCTGATCCGTGCCGTGCACGCCGCTCGCACGCCCATCGTCTCCGCGATCGGCCACGAGCCCGACTCGCCGCTGCTGGACCTGGCCGCCGACGTACGCGCCTCGACGCCGACCGATGCCGCCAAGCTCGTCGTGCCCGACGTGGGCGAGGAGCAGCGGATCGTCGCGACCGGACGCGACCGGCTCCGCGGCGGCATCGCCGCGCTCATCAACCGCGAGCAGACGCTGCTCGACGCGCTGCGCTCGCGGCCGGTGCTGGCCGACCCACGCTCGCTGTTCGACGCCCGGCGCGACGAGGTCACCTCGCTGCGCGACCGTGCCCGCCGCACCGTCGGGCACGCCCTCGACCGGGCCGCCGACGACATCGGTCACCATCGTGCCCGCGCCCGGGCGCTCTCTCCCCTGGAGACGCTCAGACGCGGTTACGCCGTCGCCCAGGACGCCGACGGACACGTGCTGACCAGCGTCACCGACACCACCGAGGGCGCCGCCGTCAGCATCCGCCTCGCCGACGGCCGCCTGACCACCACCATCACCTCGATCGAGAAAGACCCAGCCGATGACTGA